A region from the Eulemur rufifrons isolate Redbay chromosome 21, OSU_ERuf_1, whole genome shotgun sequence genome encodes:
- the LOC138401757 gene encoding LOW QUALITY PROTEIN: hydroxycarboxylic acid receptor 2-like (The sequence of the model RefSeq protein was modified relative to this genomic sequence to represent the inferred CDS: deleted 2 bases in 1 codon), translated as MNGRRQQSHFLEIDKKNCCVFRDDFIAHVLPPVLGLEFVFGLLGNGLALWIFCFHLKSWKSSRIFLFNLAVADFLLIICLPFLTDNYVRKWDWKFGDIPCRLMLFMLAMNRQGSIIFLTVVAVDRYFRVVHPHHALNKISNRTAAIISCLLWGITIGLTVHLLRKPMLIQNGPANLCSSFSICNTFRWHDAMFLLEFFLPLAIILFCSARIIWSLRQRQMDRHAKIKRAINFIMVVAIVFIICFLPSVAVRIRIFWLLRTKGTQNCEVYSSVDLAFFITLSFTYMNSMLDPVVYYFSSPSFPNFFSTLINRCLRKKPSGEPDNNRSTSVELTGDPNPVRNVPDALMADPSEPCSPSYLGPTSVDDHTKKGDCHQEPRSLEKRLGCHTE; from the exons ATGAACGGGCGCCGCCAGCAGAGCCATTTTCTGGAAATAGACAAGAAGAACTGCTGTGTGTTCCGAGACGACTTCATTGCCCATGTGTTGCCGCCGGTCCTGGGGCTGGAGTTTGTGTTCGGGCTCCTGGGCAATGGCCTTGCCTTGTGGATTTTCTGCTTCCATCTCAAGTCCTGGAAATCCAGCCGGATTTTCCTGTTCAACCTGGCCGTGGCTGACTTTCTCCTGATTATTTGCCTGCCATTCCTGACGGACAACTATGTGAGGAAGTGGGACTGGAAGTTCGGGGACATCCCTTGCCGGCTGATGCTCTTCATGTTGGCCATGAACCGCCAGGGCAGCATCATCTTCCTCACGGTGGTGGCCGTGGACAGGTATTTCCGGGTGGTCCATCCCCACCATGCCCTGAACAAGATCTCCAACCGGACAGCGGCCATCATCTCTTGCCTCCTGTGGGGCATCACCATCGGCCTGACGGTCCACCTGCTGCGCAAACCCATGCTGATCCAGAACGGCCCCGCGAATCTGTGCAGCAGCTTCAGCATCTGCAACACCTTCCGGTGGCACGACGCCATGTTCCTGCTGGAGTTCTTCCTGCCGCTGGCCATCATCCTGTTCTGCTCGGCCAGGATCATCTGGAGCCTGCGGCAGAGGCAGATGGACAGGCATGCCAAGATCAAGAGAGCCATCAACTTCATCATGGTGGTGGCCATTGTCTTCATCATCTGCTTCCTTCCCAGCGTGGCCGTGCGGATCCGCATTTTCTGGCTGCTGCGCACCAAGGGGACACAGAACTGTGAGGTGTACAGCTCGGTGGACCTGGCGTTCTTCATCACCCTCAGCTTCACCTACATGAACAGCATGCTGGACCCCGTGGTGTACTATTTCTCCAGCCCGTCCTTTCCCAACTTCTTCTCCACTTTGATCAACCGCTGCCTCCGAAAGAAGCCATCAGGTGAGCCGGACAATAACCGGAGCACGAGCGTCGAGCTCACGGGGGACCCGAACCCTGTGAGAAACGTTCCGGATGCCTTAATGGCCGACCCCAGTGAGCCGTGCAGCCCCTCTTATCTGGGCCCAACCTCT GTAGATGACCACACCAAGAAGGGAGATTGTCACCAAGAACCAAGATCTCTGGAAAAACGGTTGGGCTGTCACACAGAGTGA
- the HCAR1 gene encoding hydroxycarboxylic acid receptor 1 has product MYNGSCCLIEGDPISRVMPPLLILAFVLGALGNGLALCGFCFHMKTWKPSTIYLFNLAVADFLLIVCLPFRTDYYRRQRHWAFEDIPCRVVLFMMAMNRAGSIVFLTVVAVDRYFKVVHPHHMVNAISNRTAAGIVCVLWTVVILGTLYLLTENHLCVQEKSASCESFIMESANGWHDIMFQLEFFLPLGIILFCSCKIVWSLKQRQQLSRQTRMKKAIRFIMVVTAVFVTCYLPSVSARLYFLWTVSSSACDPSVHLALHVTLSFTYMNSMLDPLVYYFSSPSFPKFYTKLKIRNLRPRQPGLPKAPRLEEMPISDLCRKSCVSVANSFQSRSDVQWDLQMC; this is encoded by the coding sequence ATGTACAACGGGTCATGCTGCCTCATTGAGGGGGACCCCATCTCCCGGGTGATGCCGCCACTGCTCATTCTGGCCTTCGTGCTGGGCGCCCTGGGCAACGGGCTGGCCCTGTGTGGCTTTTGCTTTCACATGAAGACCTGGAAGCCGAGCACGATCTACCTTTTCAACTTGGCTGTGGCCGATTTCCTGCTCATAGTCTGCCTGCCCTTTCGGACGGACTACTACCGCAGACAGCGACACTGGGCCTTTGAGGACATTCCCTGCCGGGTGGTGCTGTTCATGATGGCCATGAACAGGGCTGGGAGCATCGTCTTCCTCACGGTGGTGGCTGTGGACAGGTATTTCAAGGTGGTGCACCCCCACCACATGGTGAACGCCATCTCCAACCGCACGGCGGCCGGCATCGTCTGTGTCCTTTGGACCGTAGTCATCCTGGGGACTCTGTACCTTTTGACGGAGAACCACCTGTGTGTGCAAGAGAAGTCGGCATCTTGTGAGAGCTTCATCATGGAGTCTGCCAACGGCTGGCACGACATCATGTTCCAGCTGGAGTTCTTTTTGCCTCTTGGCATCATCTTGTTTTGCTCCTGCAAGATTGTCTGGAGCCTGAAGCAGAGGCAGCAGCTGTCCAGACAGACTCGGATGAAGAAGGCCATCCGGTTCATCATGGTGGTGACTGCTGTGTTCGTCACGTGCTACCTGCCCAGCGTGTCAGCCAGACTGTATTTCCTCTGGACGGTGTCCTCGAGCGCCTGCGACCCCTCCGTCCACCTAGCCCTCCACGTCACCCTCAGTTTCACCTACATGAACAGCATGCTCGACCCCTTGGTGTATTATTTTTCAAGTCCCTCGTTCCCCAAATTCTACACCAAGCTCAAAATCCGCAATTTGAGACCCAGGCAGCCAGGACTCCCAAAGGCACCGAGGCTGGAAGAGATGCCAATTTCAGACCTCTGTCGCAAGAGTTGCGTCAGTGTGGCAAACAGTTTCCAAAGCCGGTCCGATGTTCAGTGGGATCTCCAAATGTGTTGA